In Eleutherodactylus coqui strain aEleCoq1 chromosome 11, aEleCoq1.hap1, whole genome shotgun sequence, a single window of DNA contains:
- the LOC136581746 gene encoding mucin-2-like, translating into MLCRSTSTTTTTSTTTPSTTSTTVTTTPETSTATSTTTTSTTPTTIPSTTSTTVTTTPKTSTATSTTTTSTTPTTTPSTTSTTVTTTPKTSTATSTTTTTTQTTTPSTTSTTVTTTPKTSTATSTTTTSTTPTTTPSTTSTTVTTTPKTSTATSTTTTTTQTTTPSTTSTTVTTTPKTSTATSTTTTTTQTTTPSTTSTTVTTTPKTSTATSTTTTSTTPTTTPSTTSTTVTTTPKTSTATSTTTTTTQTTTPSTTSTTVTTTPKTSTATSTTTTTTTSTTTPSTTSTTVTATTTPTATSSTTKTTHPTSTPSTTSTTVTTTPKTSTATTQTTTPSTTATTVTTTPKTSTATSTKTTTTTPTATPSTSTTVTATTTSTATSITTTTATPTSTPSTTATTVTTTPKTSTATSTTTTTTPTTTPSTTSTTVTTTPKTSTATSTKATTTTPTTTPSTTSTTVTTTPKTSTATSTTTTTTTPTTTPSTTATTVTATPKTSTATSTTTTTTPTTTPSTTSTTVTTTPKTSTATSTKTTTTTPTATPSTSTTVTATTTSTATSITTTTATPTTTPSTTSTTVTTTPKTSTATSTTTTTTTPTTTPSTTSTTVTTTPKISTATLTTTTTSTTTPSTSTTVTTSPKTSTATSTTTTTTTPATTSSTTSTTVTATTTSTATSITTKTTHPTSTPSTTSTTVTTTPKTSTVTSSTTITTTPTTTPSTTSTTVTTTPKISTATSTTITTTTPTNTASTSTTVTTTPKISTATSTTTPTTTPSTTSTTVTTTPKTSTTTSTTTTTTQTTTPSTTSTTVTTTPKTSTATSTTTATSTTTPSTTSITVTTTPKISTATSTTITTTTPTTTPSTTSTTGTTTPKASTATSTTTTTTTPTTTPSTTSTTVTTTPKTSTATSTKTTTTTPTTTPSTTSTTVTTTPKTSTVTSTTTITTTPTTTPSTSATVTTTPKISTATSTTITTTTPTTTPSTSTTVTTTPKTSTATSTTTTTTTTTTSTATTKTSHPTSPSTTFTTVTATPKTSTVTSTTTTSTTSTTTPSTTSTTVTTTPKTSTATSTTTTTTTSTTTPSTTSTTVTTTPKISTVTSTIAATTTPTTTPSTTSTTVTTTPKTSTATSTTTSTTTPSTTSTTVTTTPKTSTVISTHTSTTTPSTSSTTVTATPKTSTVTLTTTATTTPTTTPSTTSTTVTTTPKTSTVTSTTTSTTTPSTTSTTVTTTPKISTVTSTITATTTPTTTPSTTSTTVTTTPKTSTVTSTTTSTTTPSTTSTTVTTTPKISTATSTTTPTTTPSTFTTVTTTPKTTTVTSTTTTTPVTATPKISTATSTTTATTTPTTTPSTTSTTVTATPKISTATSTATTTTTSTTTPSTTSTIVTTTPKTSTVTSTTTPTTTPSTTSTTVTTTPKTSTATSTTTTTSPTTTLSTTYTKLSTTTSTATSSTTKTTHPTTTPSTTSTIVTSTPETSTATSTTTSTTTPSTTSTTVTVTPKTSTATSTTTTTTQTTTPSTTSTTVTTTPKTSTATSTTTTTTTQTTTPSTASTTVTATPKTSTATSTTTTTTQTTTPSTTSTAVTTTPKTSTATSTTTTTTTSTTTPSTTSTTVTTTPKTSTVTSTTTTTSPTTTPSTTYTTVTTTPKTIHANTLTTPCADVSQCYIISSAWFFVVRAVRMWNPLPKDVVMPKSLGEFKRGLDVFLECYDITGIRHQVTSGIDDLKC; encoded by the exons ATGTTGTGCAGAAGTACATCCACAACAACCACTACTTCAACTACCACTCCCTCAACAACATCTACTACAGTGACAACTACTCCTGAAACATCAACAGCCACTTCAACCACCACAACAAGCACTACTCCAACTACCATTCCCTCAACAACATCTACTACAGTAACAACTACTCCTAAAACATCAACAGCCACTTCAACCACAACAACAAGCACTACTCCAACTACCACTCCCTCAACAACATCTACTACAGTAACAACTACTCCTAAAACATCAACAGCCACTTCAACCACAACAACCACTACTCAAACTACCACTCCCTCAACAACATCTACTACAGTAACAACTACTCCTAAAACATCAACAGCCACTTCAACCACAACAACAAGCACTACTCCAACTACCACTCCCTCAACAACATCTACTACAGTAACAACTACTCCTAAAACATCAACAGCCACTTCAACCACAACAACCACTACCCAAACTACCACTCCCTCAACAACATCTACTACAGTAACAACTACTCCTAAAACATCAACAGCCACTTCAACCACAACAACCACTACTCAAACTACCACTCCCTCAACAACATCTACTACAGTAACAACTACTCCTAAAACATCAACAGCCACTTCAACCACAACAACAAGCACTACTCCAACTACCACTCCCTCAACAACATCTACTACAGTAACAACTACTCCTAAAACATCAACAGCCACTTCAACCACAACAACCACTACCCAAACTACCACTCCCTCAACAACATCTACTACAGTAACAACTACTCCTAAAACATCAACAGCCACTTCAACCACAACAACAACCACTACTTCAACTACCACTCCCTCAACAACATCTACTACAGTCACAGCTACTACAACACCAACAGCCACTTCAAGCACAACAAAAACCACTCATCCAACTTCTACTCCCTCAACAACATCGACTACAGTAACAACTACTCCTAAAACATCAACAGCCACTACTCAAACTACCACTCCATCAACAACAGCTACTACAGTAACAACTACTCCTAAAACATCAACAGCCACTTCAACCAAAACAACAACCACTACTCCAACTGCCACTCCCTCAACAtctactacagtaacagctactACAACATCAACAGCCACTTCAATCACAACAACAACTGCTACTCCAACTTCCACTCCCTCAACAACAGCTACTACAGTAACAACTACTCCTAAAACATCAACAGCCACTTCAACCACAACAACCACTACTCCAACTACCACCCCCTCAACAACATCTACTACAGTAACAACTACTCCTAAAACATCAACAGCCACTTCAACCAAAGCAACAACCACTACTCCAACTACCACTCCCTCAACAACATCTACTACAGTAACAACTACCCCTAAAACATCAACAGCCACTTCAACCACAACAACAACCACTACTCCAACTACCACTCCCTCAACAACAgctactacagtaacagctactCCTAAAACATCAACAGCCACTTCAACCACAACAACCACTACTCCAACTACCACCCCCTCAACAACATCTACTACAGTAACAACTACTCCTAAAACATCAACAGCCACTTCAACCAAAACAACAACCACTACTCCAACTGCCACTCCCTCAACAtctactacagtaacagctactACAACATCAACAGCCACTTCAATCACAACAACAACCGCTACTCCAACTACCACTCCCTCAACAACATCTACTACAGTTACAACTACCCCTAAAACATCAACAGCCACTTCAACCACAACAACAACCACTACTCCAACTACCACTCCCTCAACAACATCTACTACAGTAACAACTACTCCTAAAATATCAACAGCCACTTTAACCACAACAACAACTTCAACTACCACTCCCTCAACATCTACTACAGTAACAACTAGTCCTAAAACATCAACAGCCACTTCAACCACAACAACAACCACTACTCCAGCTACCACTTCCTCAACAACAtctactacagtaacagctactACAACATCAACAGCCACTTCAATCACAACAAAAACCACTCATCCAACTTCTACTCCCTCAACAACATCTACTACAGTAACAACTACTCCTAAAACATCAACAGTTACTTCAAGCACCACAATAACCACGACTCCAACTACCACTCCTTCAACAACATCTACTACAGTAACAACTACTCCTAAAATATCAACAGCCACTTCAACCACAATAACTACCACTACTCCAACGAACACTGCCTCAACATCTACTACAGTAACAACTACTCCTAAAATATCAACAGCTACTTCAACCACTACTCCAACTACCACTCCCTCAACAACATCTACTACAGTAACAACTACTCCTAAAACATCAACAACCACTTCAACCACAACAACCACTACTCAAACGACCACTCCCTCAACAACATCTACTACAGTAACAACTACTCCTAAAACATCAACAGCCACTTCCACAACAACCGCTACTTCAACTACCACTCCCTCAACAACATCTATTACAGTAACAACTACTCCTAAAATATCAACAGCCACTTCAACCACAATAACTACCACTACTCCAACTACCACTCCCTCAACAACATCTACTACAGGAACAACAACTCCTAAAGCATCAACAGCCACTTCAACCACAACAACAACCACTACTCCAACTACCACCCCCTCAACAACATCTACTACAGTAACAACTACTCCTAAAACATCAACAGCCACTTCAACCAAAACAACAACCACTACTCCAACTACCACTCCCTCAACAACATCTACTACAGTAACAACTACTCCTAAAACATCAACAGTCACTTCAACCACAACAATAACCACTACTCCCACTACCACTCCCTCAACATCTGCTACAGTAACAACTACTCCTAAAATATCAACAGCCACTTCAACAACAATAACTACCACTACTCCAACTACGACTCCCTCAACATCTACTACAGTAACAACTACTCCTAAAACATCAACAGCCACTTCAACGACAACAACAACCACTAC TACTACAACATCAACTGCTACAACAAAAACCTCTCATCCTACTAGTCCCTCAACAACCtttactacagtaacagctactCCTAAAACATCAACAGTCACTTCAACCACAACAACAAGCACTACTTCAACTACCACTCCCTCAACAACATCTACTACAGTAACAACTACTCCTAAAACATCAACAGCCACTTCAACCACAACAACAACCACTACTTCAACTACCACTCCCTCAACAACATCTACTACAGTAACAACTACTCCTAAAATATCAACAGTTACTTCAACCATAGCAGCAACCACTACTCCAACTACCACTCCCTCAACAACATCTACTACAGTAACTACTACTCCTAAAACATCAACAGCCACTTCAACCACGACTTCAACTACCACTCCCTCAACAACATCTACTACAGTAACAACTACTCCTAAAACATCAACAGTCATTTCAACCCATACTTCAACTACCACTCCCTCAACATCAtctactacagtaacagctactCCTAAAACATCCACAGTCACTTTAACCACAACAGCAACCACTACTCCAACTACCACTCCATCAACAACATCTACTACAGTAACAACTACTCCTAAAACATCAACAGTCACTTCAACCACTACTTCAACTACCACTCCCTCAACAACATCTACTACAGTAACAACTACTCCTAAAATATCAACAGTCACTTCAACCATAACAGCAACCACTACTCCAACTACCACTCCCTCAACAACATCTACTACAGTAACAACTACTCCTAAAACATCAACAGTCACTTCAACCACGACTTCAACTACCACTCCCTCAACAACATCTACTACAGTAACAACTACTCCTAAAATATCAACAGCCACTTCAACCACTACTCCAACTACCACTCCTTCAACATTTACTACAGTAACAACTACTCCGAAAACAACAACAGTCACTTCAACCACAACAACCACTCCAGTAACAGCTACTCCTAAAATATCAACAGCCACTTCAACCACAACAGCAACCACTACTCCAACTACCACTCCATCAACAACAtctactacagtaacagctactCCTAAAATATCAACAGCCACTTCAACCGCAACAACAACCACTACTTCAACTACCACTCCCTCAACAACATCTACTATAGTAACAACCACTCCTAAAACATCAACAGTCACTTCAACCACTACTCCAACTACCACTCCCTCTACAACATCTACTACAGTAACAACCACTCCTAAAACATCAACAGCCACTTCAACCACAACAACCACTTCTCCAACTACCACTCTCTCAACAACATATACTAAATTGAGTACTACTACATCAACAGCCACTTCAAGCACAACTAAAACCACTCATCCAACTACTACTCCCTCTACAACATCTACTATAGTAACATCTACTCCTGAAACATCAACAGCCACTTCAACCACGACTTCAACTACCACTCCCTCAACAACATCTACCACAGTAACGGTTACTCCTAAAACATCAACAGCTACTTCAACCACAACAACCACTACTCAAACTACCACTCCCTCAACAACATCTACTACAGTAACAACTACTCCTAAAACATCAACAGCCACTTCAACCACAACAACAACCACTACTCAAACTACCACTCCCTCAACAGCATCTACTACAGTAACGGCTACTCCTAAAACATCAACAGCCACTTCAACCACAACAACCACTACTCAAACTACCACTCCCTCAACAACATCTACTGCAGTAACAACTACTCCTAAAACATCAACAGCCACTTCAACCACAACAACAACCACTACTTCAACTACCACTCCCTCAACAACATCTACTACAGTAACAACTACTCCTAAAACATCAACAGTTACTTCAACTACAACAACCACTAGTCCAACTACCACTCCCTCAACAACATATACTACAGTAACAACTACTCCTAAAACTATCCATGCAAATACTTTAACAACACCTTGTGCGGATGTTTCCCAGTGTTACATCATTTCAAGCGC ctggttcTTTGTTGTAAGAGCGGTGAGAATGTGGAACCCTCTGCCAAAGGATGTGGTGATGCCAAAATCCTTAggggaatttaagaggggactagatgtctttctagaatgctatgatattacaggaattAGACATCAGGTGACCAGTGGGattgatgatctcaaatgttga